The DNA window ATGGTGGCACCATGAGAAAGAATCGGGATAACTCAGGATTTTCGCTGGTCTTTGTAGCATCAATGGGCATTGTAATGGTACTAATGGCCCTCGCCGCCACTAGCGCATTGATTCCGATTTACCAGAACGTCAGCGCACAGAATTTGAATGCTCAGACGCAATCAGCGGCTGAAGTTGGTGCTCAGTATGCACTTGCGAAGCTTAATACTGCGGCCGATCTTTCGTCCGTGCCAGCATCGTTGACGTTGCCATCTTCAGCTTCGAATGCAAATGTTGCGATAACGATCGAATCGCTTTCTTCGGCGCAAATGAGTGGAACCGCTGTCAATAATCCGGCAGCAACTAATTTTGGAAACAAATCTGGGAATCCGCTACCAGATTACCGTCGCATCACCTCAATGGCTACTCTGGGGGCGTCCAAATCAGTTGTTTATATGATAGTCAAAGCGGTTCAAACTCAGGCTGTGCCGTCCAGCGGAGCGTCTGGTCTACCGTCCTCACCAACAGCATATTTCAATAATGCGTTATTCGGGGCGGATGGATTGACCTTAAAAAACACCGGGTCAAGTCGGCTCAGGGTCGTATCTGAGAACTCAACAAGGCAAGCGCAAATTGGCAGTAACAACCTGATAACGATGAGCGGTCGAACTACTATTGATGGCAACGTCGTTGCTAACAATGACGACGGCGCCGTTTCGATTGTCGGCTCTTCTACCAATCGAATAAATGGAAATCTTTCCTATAACGGTATTATGTCCAACAACGTTTCATCAACAGCACCGGCGTTTCTGGTGGACAGTAGCTCAAATTTGTCCAGAAATCCAAATGTTTTGGGGGATGGTTCGTTCGGACCAACTCCCACTCAAGGAACCATCACTTCCGTTGGCAGTGCCCAGGCAGAATTCGCTCCTGTGACTCAAGTTCAGGCCAATACGACTGCCACATACACTGCGACTGGAAGCAACTCCAGCATTGTAAGTGCTCCAGGCGTTGGTGAGACCGTTAATCTGGGTGCGATTAATTTGCGTAGTTCAGATACTCTGACTTTGCCTGCTGGTAACTATGTTGCCTCTTCGATTTCGATAAAAGACAACGCACAAATTATTGCCACCACATCTCCGAATGCAACAGGCGTCAACATTACAGTCCAGGGCGAAACATCACTTGCTACTCCAATTGCTATCGGAGGAAAGGGAATAACCCAATCTGGATCGGCGTCGGCGAGCAATCTCCAGATTTTCTACGCCGGACAGCAGAATGTATCTGTGTCATTAAGTTCTGGATTCAGTAAGTTTTACGGACTGATTTATGCTCCGAATGCACCGATCAACGTAACGATGTCGGGGTCGGGGCAGGAGTTCCATGGAGCAGTGGCAGGAAACAACGTCTCTTTAGCTGGAAGTGGCACGTTTTACTACGACCCTGCCACAACACATCCGTCAATTTCGACAAGCAGTACCAACAACACCAGCAATAGCCTGTACTACGTAAAAAATCCGGCTGCTTCGAACAATGGTTTTCAGATTATTTCTTGGATTGAGCCCAGCAAAAGCACGTTTCAATAGGCTTTCCGTTCAAATTTAATGCAATAACTCGAACCGGGTTAACTGTAAGCTCTGGTCACCAATTTGTCACTAAATATCCGCACACTGGGAACATAGATTACTAGACCAGTGAGGGATCGGCATGGCGAAGTTTGGCATTTCGCGTCTTTTTGCACTAGTAGGTGCGTTCGCCGTCTCCTGTACCGGTGCGCAAGCTGGATTTCTCGATACTATTTTGAGCGGCGGAATTCCTATCCCGGGCGTCGGTGGTATTCGCGTTTCACCGAGTTCAGGATCACGTCAGTATGTCCAGCAGCAGCAGACACCGCGCATGGTGTCTTCGCATTTGTATAACGAAGCGATTCGCCTTGCAGATAATAATCGCTTGCAGGAGTCACGCATTAAGTTCGAACAAGCCGTGCAGGCTGACCCTAGCTTTGATTTGGCTTGGGCTGCGCTTGTCGGAGCTTGCATGACGTCCGGGCAACTTGAGGAAGGCATACAGGTAGGCAATCAGTTTCTCGCAAACTTCCCGCACAGTTCTCGGCGAAAAGAGACGATGCTGATCATGCAAAAGTTGAATGAGCAACTCGCCAGGAAGAATGAGATCTGGGCTAGAGTGGGCCGCGATGGTGCTGACAGCTATTTTGCGCTCGCTACAGAAGGTAAGAATTTTTATGGATGGAATCTCGATGCAATGCCACTCAAGGTTTATATCGGTGACGGTAAAGGAGTTAAGGGGTATCGTCCTAACGATGCCATAATTCTGAACAACTCATTTGCCGAATGGACTAAAGCAACAGAAGGGCACATCACCTTCACTCGCGTAGATAGTGTTGCAGATGCGAATATTGAATGTATCTGGATAGATGATCCAAAGGAGTTCCCGCAGAATCGTGGGCTGGAAGCTGGCGAAGCTGTACCGATGCTCGACAGCGACGGATACATCGTCAGCTCTAAGCTGTTCTTGTTGACACGAGAGCGTGATGATAAGTCTTCGGTGAGCGATCTTGTGATGCATGCAATTTGCTTGCATGAGATAGGGCACACGCTCGGTTTACTGGGACATAGCGATGTCGCTACTGACGTCATGTACTTCACAGCAAATGGTCAAAAAGTGCAAGAGCCGCATTTAACTCAACGCGACGTCAACACATTGGCGAAGCTTTACTCGACTCTTCTGGAGAGGCGCAGCGCCAACAACAGGCCGCAATCAACAACTCAGTTGGCGAGCATGCCGCAGGCAGAAGCTTTTGATTCTGAACCTGCGCAGCGGAATAATGTCAAAACCAATAATGATGGCTCTGCGAGTAATGATGACTCTGCAAGTAGTGATGACTCTGAGTTCACCGCCCATAGGAGTATGCGTCAGAGCACAAATCCGAATTTAGTTTCTGCGCCGCCACCGCCAGAAGCAGGTAAGATTCAGAAATACAAAAGCGGGCAGAGCTTCTCAAGTAACCGCGAGGCGGTTGAGTACTTCGAACGTGCTCTGGCAAGTTCGCCCGGTAGCACGATTCTTCAGGATGACCTGGGCACTGCTTATGATAACTATGGCATCGAGCTTGCGAACAGCAGCGATGTTCGTGGTGCCGAAGTGTGCTTCAACAGAGCGCTTTCCCTACACCGTAATAGCGCCGACCCAAGCCGAATTCGAATTTCTCTCGCCAACATGACTCAGTTATTGCGCTTTGAAAAACGCGACAACGATGCGGCGCAATTGGAGCAACGTTACAGCAAAGTTATCGCGCGCTTCGAGAAGTAAATATGTTTAGCGAATCGTGTCTGCATTGTACCGGGCGCGGTTGGCATCGGCGCGCGCTCGATCTGCTGCCTGACGGGCTAAGTTGGCATAACCTCTGGCTTGTGAATCTCCATTCTGGGCAGCGTAATAGGCGCGGTTAGCTGCGGCGTCTGCATCATTCGCATCATAGTAGGCTTCATCGGCGGCCTTCTTTCTGACCCATTGATCAGTGCTGTTACGCGCTCGGCTGGCGGCATTTCTCGCGCGTGTGGACATGTTTTGTGCTCTTTGATAGCCCTGATATGCCACGCTTGTAGCCTGCGAGTTGTTGCCTGATGGCGCTGGCGCCATATAGCTCGATGCTGTTGGTGAGACTGAGCTATCGAAAAGCGAGCCTCCTTCGAAGAAGACTCGAGCGAGATCTCGTTTGGTGACTTTCGGCAACATGCCGCTGTTTTGTGCGGACACGTTGTAAGGTTGTTGATATTGCGATTGTCGTTGATATTGTGGTTGCTGTTGATATTGCGAACGTTGCTGTGATTGAGGGTGTTGCTGATATTGCGGTTGTTGCACAGCACCTGAAACCGGTGTGCGCGACCAGGCGTTGCGGTTGTCCACTGTGTCCAGCGTTTGCTCTAAGCTTTGCATTGTGGACGCCTTGGGCATTTGTTGGTACGAACTTACGCCACCGAATCCAGTGCCATTTACACTGTACTGGCTGTTCTGCCCCAGATACTGAGAATGAGAGGGCAGGCATGAGCAAGTGAGGGCGACAGCTGCTGCGACAAGAATATGTCGATAGTGCTTCATTGCTCTGTACCACTGACCTTTTCGATTGTCAGCTCTTCTGTATCAGGCAAACTCGTGCCGGCGTTAGTTCTTTCGGTCGACTGCCACGTGAACTTGTGCGAGTCTGGTTTGGAGAAAACATTTGTTTCTCGAAATGCACTGCCATCACTGTTCATACCTGCAATGTCTACGAGCCAATCAGTGCCGTTGCGTCTCCACTTGCCGTATGAAAAATTGCCGCGGTAGCCGAAGTACCATGAAACTATGGAGCCTGACCGCTCATCCCAACCGATGATTTGTGTGTCTGTCTTTTCTTCCGTGCTGTCTTTGTCCGTGCTGACACAGGTTGCGCGTATGAAATTTTTGCCTGGAACCCACTCGACTCGCATTGTCACGACGCCTCTTGACGTAATGGCTTTCCAGTTACCCGTTAGCCAATCCAACTCTTTTAAATGCTCGTGTGCGTCCGCACTTGTACCCGGTTCCAATGCAATGCGTGTTTCGCTCGCCTGAGAAATAAGCCATTTCTGATTTCGCTTCTCTGCAGTCATAGAGAATCTGGTGCCTGAGCTTTCATTATTCGCTGCACTTCCATTATTCGCTGCACTTCTTTTCACCACACCAATAATTAGTGCCACATTACTTGATGGAAAAGATACGCGCTCTGTTTCAAATTCAATGGTCCCGTTTTTCTCTGTATTCTGTGCTCTCGATTTGAAAAGCTCTTCAAACCGCTGCTGCAAGGCATTGCGACCGTGGGTCTCTGCTCCGCCTTCGTCAATGAAGATTGCATCGTCTGTCCAGAGCAAGGCCGCTTCTTTTGCATCACCTTTCACGATCGATTGTTGCAGGCTATTGAGAAGAACTGCGATTTCACTGGTTGCGCTGGTGCGGCTGGTATCGCTGGCATTCAATTTGCCGGCGCAATAGCCATTGGTCCCACAAAAACTGGCACTTAGCACAAGCAGTGCGCTCATCCCCACTGTCAAT is part of the Candidatus Melainabacteria bacterium genome and encodes:
- a CDS encoding matrixin family metalloprotease is translated as MAKFGISRLFALVGAFAVSCTGAQAGFLDTILSGGIPIPGVGGIRVSPSSGSRQYVQQQQTPRMVSSHLYNEAIRLADNNRLQESRIKFEQAVQADPSFDLAWAALVGACMTSGQLEEGIQVGNQFLANFPHSSRRKETMLIMQKLNEQLARKNEIWARVGRDGADSYFALATEGKNFYGWNLDAMPLKVYIGDGKGVKGYRPNDAIILNNSFAEWTKATEGHITFTRVDSVADANIECIWIDDPKEFPQNRGLEAGEAVPMLDSDGYIVSSKLFLLTRERDDKSSVSDLVMHAICLHEIGHTLGLLGHSDVATDVMYFTANGQKVQEPHLTQRDVNTLAKLYSTLLERRSANNRPQSTTQLASMPQAEAFDSEPAQRNNVKTNNDGSASNDDSASSDDSEFTAHRSMRQSTNPNLVSAPPPPEAGKIQKYKSGQSFSSNREAVEYFERALASSPGSTILQDDLGTAYDNYGIELANSSDVRGAEVCFNRALSLHRNSADPSRIRISLANMTQLLRFEKRDNDAAQLEQRYSKVIARFEK
- a CDS encoding nuclear transport factor 2 family protein encodes the protein MERALKSLTVGMSALLVLSASFCGTNGYCAGKLNASDTSRTSATSEIAVLLNSLQQSIVKGDAKEAALLWTDDAIFIDEGGAETHGRNALQQRFEELFKSRAQNTEKNGTIEFETERVSFPSSNVALIIGVVKRSAANNGSAANNESSGTRFSMTAEKRNQKWLISQASETRIALEPGTSADAHEHLKELDWLTGNWKAITSRGVVTMRVEWVPGKNFIRATCVSTDKDSTEEKTDTQIIGWDERSGSIVSWYFGYRGNFSYGKWRRNGTDWLVDIAGMNSDGSAFRETNVFSKPDSHKFTWQSTERTNAGTSLPDTEELTIEKVSGTEQ